The Naumovozyma castellii chromosome 2, complete genome sequence CCTTCGATGTGGCAAGGCATAATAATAACTCATTAGTTTTGATTGCTTCATATTAGTCTTATTTGTTTCAGAATCATTTGTGGAAATTTCTCCTCCGTAGCATATGCTTAATGAGATTGGAATCTTCTTTGACGTAGGGTCAGTTGGGACTGTCGCTATGATCTGAATTGCCGGAACAGATATTATGGAATCTTCTGACAAGATAACCTTTCCAATGGTCCTTACCGACATTATTAGATCTATTAAAGAGGTTGTTTCAGCTTTCGCAGAATGTAgtatcttcttcaatatgGCTTGTGTCTTAATGGTCAAGTTTTGTTATGTGATGATAGATGAACGAGCGctttattttaaaaaaagtTTCAGAAAGTTTCTTAGGCTTCACTGAACAAAGGAAATCAAACAACCAAACAAGAAGTAATTAATGTCCCTAGCAAAGTCCAAAACGAAATTACCAGTAGTGAGCATTGTAGCATGTCTTGTTCCAGAAATGGGGATTGGGTTTCAAGGAAATTTACCCTGGAGACTCTCCAAAGAAATGAAATACTTTAGACAAGTGACATCGTCCACTTTTGACCCtgcaaagaaaaatgcAGTAATTATGGGTAGAAAAACCTGGGAATCAATTCCAGCCAGATTTAGACCGCTACCTAACCGTATCAATGTTGTGATTTCTCGTAGTTTCACAGATACTTTGCAAGAAGCTAATGATCTGACTGATCCTTATTTTAAGATCAATTCTCTTTCAGGTTgcattgatgaattaacCACCAAGATGACTAAAGATCTGGAAAGGATATATATTATTGGTGGAGGAGAGATTTATAACGAATGTTATAATATGGCTGACTACTGGTTGATTACAAAACTTACTCCGGTGGATACAGTTGAACCTGAAATGGATACATTTTTAAATACAAAGACGTTGAAACAagtatttgaagaagataaaacCCATTTGTCAGAGTTTCTTCCTGAAGGTGTCGAATTACCAGAAAAAAGTGAAGATGGCTGTTACCATGCCCAGGAAAAAGGTTACAGTTTTGAGTTTACGTTTTATAATAAAAGATAATAGAATAGACGATATATATCCAATCGCAACCACTCGATACAAAAGTCACAGTAAAATGTAGTATTCAATGGTATAACTTGCATAAACAATGAATATTCAACATTTTTTGTCGTTTAACTTTTCTGGACAATTTTTCGTACACGATTGACCCAATTACTAAACGTGCGTCTACAGCATCAAATTCGTATAATACTGAAGGGCTGTCTATGGACCTCATAGTAAGCCGTAGTATCCATGATCGACTAAGCCACCATTCGCCATATCAACAGTtttaagaatatattagaaTGTTACGAACAAGGGCAAGCGAGAATCAATAATGGACTGAAACGGGGTTCATTCGTACATGTGGTACATAACTTCTCATTTAGAAAGCATTGCTGGGTGGTACCTGATTCATTCATGGCTATAAATATGGATCTTCGAACTCCAAATAACATTCAATATTGTATTTACTTTTGAGGATGATTTTTCTTGGCTCACGAATCCCAATAATAGCTTAATACACCCAATTCCACTGATATAGCTGTAATGACTGCTTCACAATATGCAACATCCTCTTCCTGGACATCATTCCTTAAATCATTGGCCTCGTTCACTGGTGATATATCCTCTCTAACAGCACCACCATTTATACTGTCTCCAGTATCATTATGTGAATTTCCGAAATATTGGGCTGAACATCCGGACTTATTCCTACAGGCATCATTCATCAATGAGCAGAATTATAAATCGTATTTCCCTGaagatccaaatatttgCTCACCTGAAATGGCACGTACACTGGCAGTAACTAAATGGTTTATATCCATATTAAGATCACAATATTTCTCCAGAAATGAGGCTGAGGGATCAGAAAAGAAACCTCTGAACCCATTCCTTggtgaattatttgttggTAAGTGGgataacaaaaaaaatgaagaatttggcGAAACTATCCTGTTAGCTGAACAAGTGTCTCATCATCCGCCAAAAACTGCATATTCCATATTTAATGATAAGAATGATGTTAAATTGCAAGGTTATAGTCAAATTAAGGCTTCATTTAGCAAAACATTAACGTTACAAGTGAAACAATATGGacattcattattatctatAAAAGATGaacattatttgataacaCCACCTCCATTGCATGTAGAAGGGATTCTTGTTGCATCCCCCTTTGTTGAATTAGAGGGAAGATCGTATATTCAATCATCATCAGGAATACTGACTGTTTTCGACTTCTCAGGAAGAGGCTATTTCTCAGGaaggaaaaattcatttaaagctagaatattcaaaaatgcTATTAACTTCCatatgaagaaagaacCTGTGTATACGATATGTGGTCAATGGTC is a genomic window containing:
- the POC4 gene encoding Poc4p (ancestral locus Anc_8.656); this encodes MSVRTIGKVILSEDSIISVPAIQIIATVPTDPTSKKIPISLSICYGGEISTNDSETNKTNMKQSKLMSYYYALPHRRKEDDVIGVPLLDTNNDIIRDMTKRLALLMVKKFNKPCYVALSIASESDSNSLASNQIFVIKKCIDFVVTVLSGPTTI
- the DFR1 gene encoding dihydrofolate reductase (ancestral locus Anc_8.657), which codes for MSLAKSKTKLPVVSIVACLVPEMGIGFQGNLPWRLSKEMKYFRQVTSSTFDPAKKNAVIMGRKTWESIPARFRPLPNRINVVISRSFTDTLQEANDLTDPYFKINSLSGCIDELTTKMTKDLERIYIIGGGEIYNECYNMADYWLITKLTPVDTVEPEMDTFLNTKTLKQVFEEDKTHLSEFLPEGVELPEKSEDGCYHAQEKGYSFEFTFYNKR
- the HES1 gene encoding oxysterol-binding protein related protein HES1 (ancestral locus Anc_8.658) codes for the protein MTASQYATSSSWTSFLKSLASFTGDISSLTAPPFILSPVSLCEFPKYWAEHPDLFLQASFINEQNYKSYFPEDPNICSPEMARTLAVTKWFISILRSQYFSRNEAEGSEKKPLNPFLGELFVGKWDNKKNEEFGETILLAEQVSHHPPKTAYSIFNDKNDVKLQGYSQIKASFSKTLTLQVKQYGHSLLSIKDEHYLITPPPLHVEGILVASPFVELEGRSYIQSSSGILTVFDFSGRGYFSGRKNSFKARIFKNAINFHMKKEPVYTICGQWSGLSTITKNEIPNTICNVPFYDSNRTLVEHLIVKPIEEQHPLESRNAWKEVAEAIRLQDFGLIGKAKSALENSQRALRKEEEAKGVDWKRRWFIDVNYSKVNTTNQDDVYIKLASMLNASMKNVPSGTLLGEKEDKKVVTSSMHWRFQRDLWDEEKEVVA